One window of Pseudomonas sp. FP198 genomic DNA carries:
- the ahcY gene encoding adenosylhomocysteinase — protein MSAVITPAAFTDYKVADMSLAAWGRREIIIAESEMPALMGLRRKYSGEQPLKGAKILGCIHMTIQTAVLIETLVALGAEVRWSSCNIFSTQDQAAAAIAAAGIPVFAWKGETEQEYEWCLEQTILKDGQPWDTNMILDDGGDLTELLHKKYPAVLDKVHGVTEETTTGVHRLLDMLAKGELKIPAINVNDSVTKSKNDNKYGCRHSLNDAIKRGTDHLLSGKQALVIGYGDVGKGSAQSLRQEGMIVKVSEVDPICAMQACMDGFELVSPFIDGNNDGTEASVDKALLGKIDLIVTTTGNVNVCDANMLKALKKRAVVCNIGHFDNEIDTAFMRKNWAWEEVKPQVHKVHRTGTGSFDPQNDDYLILLAEGRLVNLGNATGHPSRIMDGSFANQVLAQIFLFGQKYADLPPAQKAERLTVEVLPKKLDEEVALEMVRGFGGVVTKLTKQQADYIGVTVEGPFKPHAYRY, from the coding sequence ATGAGCGCTGTTATCACGCCTGCAGCTTTTACCGACTACAAAGTCGCCGACATGTCCCTGGCTGCCTGGGGCCGTCGCGAAATCATCATCGCCGAATCCGAAATGCCAGCCCTGATGGGCCTGCGCCGCAAATACTCTGGCGAGCAGCCATTGAAGGGCGCAAAAATCCTCGGCTGCATCCACATGACCATCCAGACCGCCGTGCTGATCGAAACCCTGGTTGCCCTGGGTGCCGAAGTGCGCTGGTCGTCCTGCAACATTTTCTCGACCCAGGATCAGGCCGCTGCCGCCATCGCCGCTGCCGGCATCCCGGTTTTCGCCTGGAAAGGCGAGACCGAGCAAGAGTACGAGTGGTGCCTGGAGCAGACCATCCTCAAGGATGGCCAGCCATGGGACACCAACATGATCCTCGACGACGGCGGCGACCTGACCGAGCTGCTGCACAAGAAATACCCGGCCGTGCTGGACAAGGTCCACGGCGTGACCGAAGAAACCACCACCGGCGTCCACCGTCTGCTGGACATGCTGGCCAAGGGCGAGCTGAAGATCCCGGCCATCAACGTCAACGACTCGGTGACCAAGAGCAAGAACGACAACAAGTACGGCTGCCGTCACAGCCTCAACGACGCCATCAAGCGCGGCACCGACCACTTGCTGTCCGGCAAGCAGGCCCTGGTGATCGGCTACGGTGACGTGGGCAAGGGTTCGGCCCAGTCCCTGCGCCAGGAAGGCATGATCGTCAAGGTGTCCGAAGTCGACCCGATCTGCGCCATGCAGGCCTGCATGGACGGTTTCGAACTGGTTTCGCCGTTCATCGACGGCAACAACGACGGCACAGAAGCCAGCGTCGACAAGGCACTGCTGGGCAAGATCGACCTGATCGTGACCACCACCGGCAACGTCAACGTCTGCGACGCCAACATGCTCAAGGCCCTGAAGAAGCGCGCCGTGGTCTGCAACATCGGTCACTTCGACAATGAAATCGACACCGCTTTCATGCGCAAGAACTGGGCGTGGGAAGAAGTGAAACCACAGGTGCACAAGGTTCACCGCACCGGTACTGGCAGCTTCGACCCGCAGAACGATGACTACCTGATCCTGCTGGCCGAAGGCCGCCTGGTGAACCTGGGCAACGCCACCGGTCACCCGAGCCGCATCATGGACGGCTCGTTCGCCAACCAGGTCCTGGCCCAGATCTTCCTGTTCGGCCAGAAATACGCCGACCTGCCACCGGCGCAGAAAGCCGAACGCCTGACCGTGGAAGTATTGCCGAAGAAGCTCGACGAAGAAGTGGCCCTGGAAATGGTCCGCGGTTTCGGCGGCGTGGTCACCAAGCTGACCAAGCAACAGGCTGACTACATCGGCGTGACCGTCGAAGGCCCGTTCAAGCCGCACGCCTACCGCTACTGA
- a CDS encoding acyl-CoA thioesterase, with amino-acid sequence MNFHTRKWVKPEDLNPNGTLFGGSLLRWIDEEAAIYAIVQLGNQRVVTKYISEINFVSASRQGDIIELGITATEFGRTSITLTCEVRNKITRKSILTVEKMVFVNLGEDGLPAPHGRTEIKYVKDQFQDDAVE; translated from the coding sequence ATGAATTTCCACACCCGCAAATGGGTCAAGCCCGAAGACCTCAACCCCAACGGCACGCTGTTCGGTGGCAGCCTGCTGCGCTGGATCGACGAAGAGGCGGCGATCTATGCCATCGTCCAGCTCGGTAACCAGCGCGTGGTCACCAAATACATCTCCGAAATCAACTTTGTCAGCGCCTCGCGCCAGGGCGACATCATCGAACTGGGCATCACCGCCACCGAGTTCGGCCGCACGTCCATCACCCTGACCTGCGAGGTGCGCAACAAGATCACTCGCAAGAGCATCCTGACGGTGGAAAAGATGGTTTTCGTCAATCTCGGCGAAGACGGCTTGCCCGCGCCCCATGGCCGGACCGAGATCAAGTACGTCAAGGATCAGTTCCAGGACGATGCCGTCGAATAG
- a CDS encoding formate/nitrite transporter family protein, whose protein sequence is MDTHKDGKTPDLSAEEQHEVDRNQPPRAAVLHEIIRTQGDQELERSVAALWWSALAAGLTMGLSLMAMGLLNSRLPDHEGFKVIASFGYCAGFLAVILARQQLFTENTLTAVLPIMSKPTLGNFGRLFRLWGVVLVGNLCGTLLVAYVMLHLPIFDRRTDLAFLEIGRKVMENDAGQMFAKGIISGWMIATMVWMIPSMENAKMWIIVLITYLMALGDFTHIVVGSAEVSYLVFAGQLSWEDFWMVFAAPTLAGNIIGGSFIFALISHAQVRSETNTPLSRQGLPPRRRDVADK, encoded by the coding sequence ATGGACACTCATAAAGACGGCAAGACCCCTGACCTCTCGGCAGAGGAGCAGCACGAGGTCGACCGCAACCAGCCGCCACGGGCGGCGGTCTTGCATGAAATCATACGTACCCAGGGTGATCAGGAGCTGGAGCGCAGTGTCGCCGCCCTGTGGTGGTCGGCCTTGGCGGCAGGTTTGACGATGGGTTTGTCGCTGATGGCGATGGGGCTGCTCAACTCCCGGTTGCCGGACCATGAAGGCTTCAAGGTCATCGCCAGTTTTGGCTATTGCGCCGGCTTCCTGGCAGTGATCCTCGCGCGGCAGCAGTTGTTTACCGAAAACACCCTGACGGCGGTGCTGCCGATCATGAGCAAACCCACGCTGGGCAACTTCGGCCGGTTGTTCCGGTTATGGGGCGTGGTGCTGGTGGGCAACCTGTGCGGCACCTTGCTGGTGGCCTATGTGATGCTGCACCTGCCGATCTTTGACCGGCGCACCGACCTGGCCTTTCTGGAGATTGGCCGCAAGGTGATGGAGAACGACGCCGGTCAGATGTTCGCCAAAGGCATCATTTCCGGCTGGATGATCGCAACCATGGTATGGATGATCCCCTCCATGGAGAACGCCAAGATGTGGATCATTGTCCTCATCACCTACCTCATGGCGCTCGGGGATTTCACCCACATCGTCGTGGGATCGGCCGAGGTGTCTTACCTGGTGTTTGCCGGGCAGCTGTCGTGGGAGGACTTCTGGATGGTGTTCGCCGCGCCGACCCTGGCGGGAAACATCATCGGCGGCAGCTTCATCTTTGCTCTGATCAGCCACGCCCAGGTGCGCAGCGAAACCAATACGCCCCTCAGTCGGCAAGGTCTGCCGCCGCGCCGACGTGACGTTGCCGATAAATGA
- a CDS encoding MFS transporter: protein MPLALLALAVAAFGIGTTEFVIMGLLPDVARDLAVSIPHAGLLITGYALGVVFGAPILAIGTANMPRKATLLGMTLMFILGNVLCALAPNYVTLMAARVITALCHGAFFGIGSVVAAGLVAPNKRAQAIAMMFTGLTLANVLGVPLGTALGQYAGWRSTFWAVAVIGVIAAIAQWVWLPKEIPMDKANLASEFKVLGKANVLLALGMSVLASTSLFSVFTYIAPILQDITGVSPHGITIMLLLFGVGLTAGSFLGGRLADRRLLPSLVGMALAVVLVLAAFSQTSQSVIPAAITLVLWGVFAFALCPILQLLIIDQAHEAPNLGSTLNQSAFNLGNAAGAWIGGLVVASGADLADLPWTGALVGGLTVLTALYFIYRQRHVGAAADLAD from the coding sequence ATGCCACTTGCCTTGCTTGCTTTGGCCGTCGCCGCTTTCGGCATCGGCACGACTGAATTCGTCATCATGGGGCTGTTGCCCGATGTCGCCCGTGACCTGGCCGTGAGCATTCCCCACGCCGGGCTGCTGATTACCGGCTATGCGCTGGGGGTGGTATTCGGCGCACCGATCCTGGCGATCGGCACCGCGAACATGCCGCGCAAGGCCACGCTGCTGGGCATGACGCTGATGTTCATTCTCGGCAACGTGCTCTGCGCCCTCGCGCCGAACTACGTCACGCTGATGGCTGCCCGGGTCATTACCGCGCTCTGTCACGGGGCCTTTTTCGGCATCGGGTCGGTGGTGGCCGCCGGGCTGGTAGCACCGAACAAACGGGCCCAGGCGATTGCAATGATGTTCACCGGCCTGACCCTGGCAAATGTGCTGGGCGTGCCACTGGGTACAGCCTTGGGTCAATACGCCGGCTGGCGGTCGACGTTCTGGGCGGTAGCGGTCATCGGCGTCATTGCTGCCATCGCCCAATGGGTGTGGTTGCCCAAGGAAATCCCCATGGACAAGGCCAACCTCGCCAGCGAGTTCAAGGTACTGGGCAAGGCCAACGTGCTGCTGGCGCTGGGTATGAGTGTGCTGGCCTCGACCAGCCTGTTCAGCGTATTCACCTACATCGCACCGATCCTGCAGGACATCACTGGCGTGAGTCCCCACGGCATCACCATCATGCTGTTGTTATTCGGCGTGGGCCTGACGGCGGGCAGTTTCCTTGGCGGGCGCCTGGCCGACCGGCGCCTGTTGCCGTCCCTGGTGGGCATGGCGCTGGCCGTGGTGCTGGTGCTCGCCGCGTTCAGTCAGACCAGCCAATCGGTGATTCCGGCGGCGATCACCCTGGTGTTGTGGGGCGTCTTTGCGTTCGCCCTGTGCCCGATCCTGCAATTGCTGATCATCGACCAGGCCCACGAAGCCCCCAACCTGGGCTCGACCCTGAACCAGAGCGCCTTCAACCTGGGCAACGCGGCCGGCGCCTGGATCGGCGGCCTGGTGGTCGCCAGCGGCGCCGACCTCGCCGATTTGCCGTGGACCGGCGCCCTGGTCGGCGGACTCACCGTACTGACCGCGCTTTACTTCATTTATCGGCAACGTCACGTCGGCGCGGCGGCAGACCTTGCCGACTGA
- a CDS encoding MAPEG family protein, with protein sequence MTVALWCVLIAFILPYLCIGIAKAGGRYRLQDNHDPRDFLDSLEGAPRRAYAAQLNSFEIAPFFAAAVIVAHLAGNAELVTINVLAVLFITSRLLYIICYLADWAILRSLVWFVGVGLVLSFFFVSV encoded by the coding sequence ATGACGGTAGCCCTGTGGTGCGTTTTGATTGCTTTTATCCTGCCTTACCTGTGTATCGGCATCGCCAAGGCCGGCGGCAGATACAGACTGCAGGATAACCACGACCCCCGGGATTTTCTCGACTCGCTCGAGGGCGCTCCCCGCCGTGCCTACGCCGCGCAATTGAACAGTTTTGAAATCGCCCCGTTTTTTGCCGCCGCCGTGATCGTCGCGCATCTGGCCGGCAATGCCGAACTGGTCACCATCAATGTGCTGGCGGTGCTGTTCATCACCAGCCGCCTGCTCTACATCATTTGCTACCTGGCGGACTGGGCGATCCTGCGTTCGCTGGTGTGGTTCGTGGGGGTAGGGTTGGTACTGAGTTTCTTCTTTGTTTCGGTCTGA
- a CDS encoding murein transglycosylase A, producing the protein MNSRFKSWRKGLALTLPLIALLAGCNRGEKVEEPQTHALATYVSAPWEALPSVADEDLLAGFGAWRSACTRLKADAAWGPTCAAAANVPQTAAAVRSFLKQNLDVYGLRSGDNSPNGLITGYYEPVYPGSLTQTATANIPVYGVPEDMIVVALDSLYPELKGKRLRGRLEGRVLKPYDDASTIEANGVKAPVIAWLTDPMNLQFLQIQGSGRIRLDDGRQLRIGYADQNGHPYRPIGRWLVEQGELKKEDVTMGTISAWAKAHPERIPELLGSNPSYVFFNRNPDSNEGPRGSLNVPLTAGYSVAVDRKVIPLGSLLWLSTTRPDGSALNRPVAAQDTGGAISGEVRADLFWGTGDAAGQLAGDMKQQGQIWMLWPKGMALPQVPQVANAVSANP; encoded by the coding sequence ATGAACAGCCGCTTCAAGTCCTGGCGCAAGGGCCTGGCGTTGACCTTACCGCTGATTGCACTGCTGGCCGGCTGCAACCGCGGCGAAAAGGTCGAGGAGCCCCAGACTCATGCCCTCGCCACTTACGTCAGCGCGCCCTGGGAGGCATTGCCGTCGGTAGCCGATGAAGACCTGCTGGCCGGCTTTGGCGCCTGGCGCAGCGCCTGCACCCGCCTCAAGGCCGATGCGGCCTGGGGGCCGACCTGCGCGGCGGCGGCCAATGTGCCGCAAACCGCCGCGGCGGTACGCAGCTTCCTGAAACAGAACCTCGACGTCTATGGCTTGCGCTCGGGCGACAACAGCCCCAACGGCCTGATTACCGGTTACTACGAGCCGGTCTATCCCGGCAGCCTCACGCAGACCGCGACGGCGAACATCCCGGTCTACGGTGTGCCTGAAGACATGATCGTCGTGGCGCTGGACAGCCTCTACCCGGAGCTCAAGGGCAAGCGTCTGCGCGGGCGTCTCGAAGGCCGCGTGCTGAAACCCTACGACGATGCCAGCACCATCGAGGCCAACGGCGTGAAAGCGCCGGTCATCGCCTGGCTCACCGACCCGATGAACCTGCAATTCCTGCAGATTCAGGGTTCGGGACGCATCCGGCTCGATGACGGCCGCCAGTTGCGCATCGGTTATGCCGACCAGAATGGCCACCCCTACCGGCCCATCGGCCGCTGGCTGGTGGAACAGGGCGAGCTGAAAAAAGAAGACGTGACCATGGGCACCATAAGTGCCTGGGCCAAGGCCCATCCGGAGCGAATCCCCGAGTTGCTGGGCAGCAACCCCAGTTATGTGTTTTTCAACCGCAACCCCGACAGCAACGAAGGCCCGCGAGGCTCGCTGAATGTACCGCTTACCGCCGGCTACAGCGTGGCGGTGGACCGCAAGGTGATTCCGTTGGGCAGCCTGCTGTGGCTGTCGACGACTCGCCCCGATGGCAGCGCCCTGAACCGTCCCGTCGCCGCCCAGGACACAGGGGGTGCGATCTCTGGTGAAGTGCGGGCGGATCTGTTCTGGGGCACCGGGGACGCGGCCGGGCAACTGGCCGGGGACATGAAACAGCAAGGTCAGATCTGGATGTTGTGGCCCAAGGGCATGGCACTGCCGCAAGTGCCACAGGTGGCGAATGCGGTCAGCGCCAATCCTTGA
- a CDS encoding cytochrome c: MFVRRFSMAVLACLMLSACGGVDPNSPLGQRKTIFKQMLKTNEELGGMLRGRVPFDGARFAEGAVRLDQLSHEPWKHFPQVREQDHTSARDEVWQKQARFQELARSLEAATAELVIASRVQPYRASNLGPAVQKVEDACSACHKEFRDY, encoded by the coding sequence ATGTTTGTAAGACGATTTTCCATGGCAGTGCTGGCCTGCCTGATGCTGTCCGCCTGTGGTGGTGTCGATCCCAACTCACCACTGGGCCAGCGCAAGACGATTTTCAAGCAGATGCTCAAGACCAACGAAGAGTTGGGTGGCATGTTGCGTGGTCGTGTACCGTTCGATGGCGCGCGTTTCGCCGAAGGCGCGGTGCGACTGGATCAACTTTCCCATGAACCGTGGAAACATTTTCCGCAGGTGCGTGAGCAGGATCACACCAGCGCCCGGGACGAAGTCTGGCAGAAGCAGGCGCGTTTCCAGGAACTGGCCCGCAGTCTCGAAGCGGCCACCGCCGAATTGGTGATCGCCAGTCGGGTCCAGCCCTACCGGGCCAGTAACCTGGGGCCGGCGGTGCAGAAGGTCGAGGATGCGTGCAGTGCCTGTCATAAGGAATTCCGGGACTATTGA
- a CDS encoding DUF1090 domain-containing protein encodes MNFLYPVALLALCGAMAAPLMADEQTPELTGCAAKRQGIINQIELAKSRGNQDQQAGLETALAEVTTHCTDASLRKERENKVLEAKHEVSRRQADLEKAMKKGDAERINKRKDKLAASRKELQEAVDELDK; translated from the coding sequence ATGAATTTCCTGTACCCCGTTGCCCTGCTGGCCTTATGCGGTGCCATGGCCGCCCCCTTGATGGCGGATGAACAGACCCCGGAACTGACCGGTTGTGCAGCCAAGCGCCAGGGCATCATCAACCAGATCGAACTGGCCAAGTCCCGAGGCAATCAGGACCAACAGGCCGGGCTGGAAACAGCCTTGGCCGAAGTCACCACCCACTGCACCGATGCTTCGCTGCGCAAGGAGCGTGAAAACAAGGTGCTGGAGGCCAAGCATGAAGTCAGTCGCCGTCAGGCCGACCTGGAAAAGGCCATGAAAAAAGGCGACGCGGAGAGAATCAACAAGCGCAAGGACAAGCTGGCGGCATCCCGCAAGGAGCTGCAGGAAGCGGTGGACGAGCTGGATAAATAA
- the ligB gene encoding NAD-dependent DNA ligase LigB has product MLSLLRVLMCFLLAMPVIAAPCPSGPTEGAQAQAEVLQQQIDDWDDAYHRLGHSLVADELYDQSRAQLEDWRNCLGLGSPGTPLRSAGGKVLHPIAHTGLDKLKDADAVRSWLDGRDDVWAQPKVDGVAVTLVYRGGRLHQAISRGDGILGHDWTNTARKIRDIPQRLREPADLLVQGELYWRLDDHVQAVSGSLNARSIVAGLMVRKDLSAEQASGIGLFVWEWPEGPVTLTERIAALHELGFANATVHSQPIQTLAEAEHWRNHWYRTPLPFASDGVVLRQSRRPPADRWRARAPSWSVAWKYPHAQALAEVREVRFKIGRTGRITPVLELAPVMLDDRQIRRVSVSSLKRWEGMDIRPGDQVAISLAGLTIPRLDGVVLRSVERRSLDIPVAADYHFLSCWQPTPGCESQFLARLNWLSGKHGLALPHVGPGTWEQLLAAGQLDGLLDWLTLDAAELANIAGFGERNSARLLASLDSARQRPFRQWLKALGVPPTGGARLEERWEVLAERDTEQWQAETGIGPGRAAQLSAFFRDPQVLALSETLRTAGVDGF; this is encoded by the coding sequence ATGCTGTCGTTATTGCGCGTACTTATGTGCTTTTTACTGGCCATGCCCGTCATCGCGGCTCCCTGCCCGAGTGGGCCAACCGAAGGCGCCCAGGCACAGGCCGAGGTCCTCCAGCAACAGATCGATGACTGGGACGACGCTTATCACCGCCTCGGCCACTCCCTAGTGGCCGATGAGCTTTACGATCAGTCGCGGGCGCAACTGGAAGATTGGCGCAACTGCCTTGGCCTCGGCTCGCCGGGCACGCCCTTGCGCTCCGCTGGCGGGAAAGTCCTCCACCCGATCGCTCATACCGGCCTGGATAAACTCAAGGATGCCGATGCCGTGCGCAGCTGGTTGGACGGCCGCGACGACGTCTGGGCCCAGCCAAAAGTCGATGGCGTAGCGGTTACCCTGGTTTATCGCGGTGGACGCCTGCACCAGGCGATCAGCCGCGGCGATGGCATCCTGGGACATGACTGGACCAACACTGCACGAAAGATCCGCGATATCCCCCAACGGTTGCGCGAACCTGCGGACCTGCTCGTCCAGGGCGAGCTCTACTGGCGGCTCGACGATCACGTACAGGCCGTCAGCGGCAGCCTTAACGCTCGATCAATCGTGGCGGGACTGATGGTCCGTAAGGACCTGAGCGCGGAACAGGCGTCTGGCATCGGCCTGTTCGTGTGGGAGTGGCCGGAAGGGCCGGTGACCCTGACGGAACGGATTGCCGCACTGCACGAACTGGGTTTCGCCAATGCGACCGTTCATAGCCAGCCCATCCAGACGTTGGCCGAAGCAGAGCACTGGCGCAACCACTGGTACCGCACGCCGCTGCCGTTCGCCAGCGACGGGGTCGTCTTGCGCCAGAGTCGTCGCCCACCCGCCGACCGCTGGCGAGCCCGGGCGCCCTCCTGGAGCGTGGCCTGGAAATACCCACACGCCCAGGCGCTGGCCGAGGTGCGCGAGGTGCGTTTCAAAATCGGCCGCACCGGGCGCATCACGCCGGTGCTGGAGCTTGCGCCAGTGATGCTCGACGACCGCCAGATTCGCCGGGTAAGCGTCAGCTCACTCAAGCGCTGGGAAGGCATGGATATCCGCCCCGGCGATCAGGTCGCCATCAGCTTGGCCGGGTTGACCATTCCGCGGCTCGACGGTGTCGTACTGCGCAGTGTCGAGCGCCGGAGCCTCGACATCCCCGTCGCTGCCGATTATCACTTCTTGAGCTGCTGGCAACCGACGCCTGGCTGTGAAAGCCAGTTCCTCGCGCGCCTGAACTGGCTCAGCGGCAAGCACGGGCTCGCGCTGCCCCATGTTGGCCCCGGCACCTGGGAGCAACTGCTGGCCGCCGGCCAGCTCGACGGATTGCTGGATTGGTTGACCCTCGATGCCGCCGAGCTTGCTAACATTGCCGGTTTCGGCGAACGCAACAGCGCGCGTCTGCTCGCCAGCCTGGACAGCGCCCGGCAGCGCCCCTTCCGTCAATGGCTCAAGGCGCTTGGCGTGCCACCCACCGGAGGGGCAAGGCTCGAGGAGCGCTGGGAGGTCCTGGCCGAACGCGACACTGAACAATGGCAAGCCGAAACGGGTATCGGGCCGGGACGCGCCGCGCAGCTGAGCGCTTTTTTTCGCGACCCGCAGGTACTGGCCTTGAGTGAAACATTACGCACCGCAGGGGTCGATGGCTTCTAG
- a CDS encoding LysE family translocator, translating into MDLTTLAVFIPACFALNMAPGPNNLLSISNASRYGFVRACSGGIGRLLAFAIMIALAAVGLTAVLHTSQLLFLGIKLVGAGYLFYLAVQLWRAQPEAAGEAEASSMSMASLARQEFLVAIGNPKAILLFTAFLPQFVDRADTVTQQFAVLGGLFLALECVAIGLYCYMGIYARRLFARPSGRRLFNRMCAGLLASAASFLLVARRT; encoded by the coding sequence ATGGACCTGACCACGCTCGCGGTCTTCATCCCGGCCTGCTTTGCGCTGAACATGGCGCCGGGCCCGAACAACCTGCTGTCGATCAGCAATGCCTCGCGCTATGGTTTCGTCCGCGCCTGCAGCGGTGGCATCGGCCGTCTGCTGGCATTTGCGATCATGATCGCCCTGGCGGCGGTGGGGCTGACGGCGGTGCTGCACACCTCGCAGCTGTTGTTCCTGGGCATCAAGCTCGTCGGTGCCGGTTATCTTTTTTATCTCGCTGTGCAGTTGTGGCGTGCGCAACCTGAAGCTGCCGGCGAGGCAGAGGCCAGTTCGATGAGCATGGCCAGCCTGGCGCGCCAGGAATTCCTCGTGGCGATCGGCAACCCGAAGGCAATCCTGCTTTTTACCGCTTTCCTGCCACAGTTCGTTGACCGCGCGGACACCGTCACCCAGCAGTTCGCGGTGCTGGGCGGGCTGTTCCTGGCGTTGGAATGCGTTGCCATTGGCTTGTATTGCTACATGGGTATTTATGCCCGGCGGCTGTTCGCCCGGCCGAGCGGCAGGCGGTTGTTCAACCGGATGTGCGCCGGGTTACTCGCCAGTGCAGCGTCGTTTTTGCTGGTGGCGCGGCGGACCTGA
- the metK gene encoding methionine adenosyltransferase, whose amino-acid sequence MSEYSLFTSESVSEGHPDKIADQISDAVLDAIIAEDKFARVACETLVKTGVAIIAGEVTTSAWVDLEQIVRDVILGIGYNSSDVGFDGATCGVMNIIGKQSPDINQGVDRAKPEDQGAGDQGLMFGYASNETDVLMPAPITFSHQLVQRQAEARKSGLLPWLRPDAKSQVTCRYEGGKVVGIDAVVLSTQHNPEVSYKDLREGVMELIVKHVLPAELLSKDTQFHINPTGQFIIGGPVGDCGLTGRKIIVDSYGGMARHGGGAFSGKDPSKVDRSAAYAGRYVAKNIVAAGLAERCEIQVSYAIGVAQPTSISLNTFGTGKIGDDKIIQLVREVFDLRPYAITTMLDLLHPMYQDTAAYGHFGRTPQTKTVGDDTFTTFTWEKTDRADALRAAAGL is encoded by the coding sequence ATGAGCGAATACTCCCTTTTCACCTCCGAGTCCGTGTCTGAAGGGCATCCGGACAAAATCGCCGACCAGATTTCTGATGCGGTGCTGGACGCCATCATTGCTGAAGACAAGTTCGCCCGCGTGGCGTGCGAGACTCTGGTGAAAACGGGCGTGGCGATCATCGCCGGCGAAGTCACCACCTCGGCCTGGGTCGACCTGGAGCAGATCGTTCGCGACGTGATCCTGGGCATCGGCTACAACAGCTCCGACGTCGGCTTCGACGGCGCGACCTGCGGCGTGATGAACATCATTGGCAAGCAGTCCCCGGACATCAACCAGGGCGTTGACCGCGCCAAGCCGGAAGACCAGGGTGCCGGCGACCAAGGCCTGATGTTCGGCTACGCCAGCAACGAAACCGACGTGCTGATGCCGGCACCGATCACCTTTTCGCACCAGTTGGTCCAGCGCCAGGCTGAAGCGCGCAAATCCGGCCTGCTGCCTTGGCTACGCCCGGACGCCAAGTCCCAGGTGACCTGCCGTTACGAAGGTGGCAAGGTGGTTGGCATCGACGCCGTCGTGCTGTCGACCCAGCACAACCCGGAAGTCTCCTACAAAGACCTGCGCGAAGGCGTGATGGAGCTGATCGTCAAGCACGTGCTGCCTGCCGAACTGCTGTCCAAGGACACCCAGTTCCACATCAACCCGACCGGCCAGTTCATCATCGGCGGCCCGGTAGGCGACTGCGGCCTGACCGGTCGCAAGATCATCGTCGACAGCTACGGCGGCATGGCCCGTCATGGCGGCGGCGCGTTCTCCGGCAAGGACCCGTCCAAGGTTGACCGTTCGGCCGCCTACGCCGGTCGTTATGTGGCCAAGAACATCGTCGCCGCCGGCCTGGCCGAGCGTTGCGAGATCCAGGTGTCCTACGCCATTGGCGTCGCCCAGCCTACGTCGATTTCGCTGAATACCTTCGGCACCGGCAAGATTGGCGATGACAAGATCATCCAACTGGTCCGTGAAGTGTTCGACCTGCGTCCTTACGCGATCACCACCATGCTTGATCTGCTGCACCCGATGTACCAGGACACCGCAGCCTACGGCCACTTCGGCCGCACGCCGCAGACCAAGACGGTGGGTGACGATACCTTCACCACCTTCACCTGGGAAAAGACCGACCGCGCCGACGCCCTGCGCGCCGCTGCTGGCCTGTAA